The following is a genomic window from uncultured Fusobacterium sp..
TAGCTACCTTATAGAAGATGAAGAGGAAACTAAAAACATGGAGGTAGTTAAAAGAAATGAGAGAAAATATATAGAAAGTGTTGATTCAAATACAAAGATGGCACTATTAACTACTTCAAATATTGATAAAACAATGGAGCCAATCTTATATGAAATTGGACCAAATGGTGAAAGTGGCAGAAGTTTTTATACACACAATGGAGAGGAGTTTATTTTTATACTTGAAGGTAGACTAGATGTGTATATTGATGAAGTTGTACATAGCCTAAATGAGGGAGATAGCCTATATTTTAAATCAAGTCAAAAGCATAGATTTAAAAATAGCACTGATAAATTGACAAGAGCAATATGGGTTGTAAATCCTCCAACATTTTAATAAAAAATATAATAAGAGATTATTTGGAGGTAAAAAATATATGAAAATAGAGGTAAAAGTACTTAACTCTATAAGATTAACAAAGTTATTAATTGCAGCAAGTAGATGGCTTTCAAAATATGCAGATGTTTTAAATGACTTGAATGTATATCCTGTACCAGATGGAGATACAGGAACAAATATGTCTATGACTCTTCAATCAGTTGAAAATGAGTTAATTAAGATGAACCATGAGCCTACAATGAATGAACTTGTAGAGATAGTATCAGAGGCTATTTTACTTGGAGCAAGAGGAAACTCTGGAACTATTCTTTCTCAAATAATTCAAGGATTTTTAAATGGAGTAAGAGATAAAGAGGAGATCACAGTTGATGATACTATAAAAGCTTTTGTTATGGCAAAGGAAAAGGCATATCAAGCTGTGTCAGAGCCAGTAGAAGGGACAATGCTTACAGTTATCAAAAGAGTAGCTGAAGAGGCTGTAGCATACCAAGGAGATAGAAATGATTTTATTATGTTCCTTGTACATCTAAAAAATGTAGCTTATGAAGCTGTAGAAAATACTCCAAATCAATTGCCAAAGCTTAAAGAAGCTGGAGTAGTAGATGCTGGTGGAAAAGGGATATTCTATGTTCTAGAAGGATTTGAAAAATCTGTTACAGATCCAGAGATGTTAAAGGATTTGGAAAGAATAGTAAGATCAAGAGCAAATAGAAAAGAGAGATTAGAAGTAACTCACGAGATGGAAGAGATTAAGTTTAAATATTGTACAGAGTTTATAATTGAGTCTGGTTCTTTTGATCTAAATGAGTATAAAGCTAAAATTATGCCATTAGGAGATTCGATGGTATGTGCTCAAACTTCTAAAAAGACAAAGACACATATACATACAAATCATCCAGGGCAAGTTCTTGAAATAGCTGGAGCTTTAGGAAATCTAAATAATATAAAAATAGAAAATATGGAGATTCAACATAAAAATCTTCTTTTAACTGAAGAGGAAAATTATCAATTGCAATCAACAGAAAAGATTTTCTTAAGAAATGAAAATGCTTCACCAGTAGCTTATTTTGCAATAGTTGATAATAAAGAGTTAGGAACACTATTCTTAGATGCTGGTGCAACAGGGGTATTAATTGGGGGACAAACTCAAAATCCAAGTGTTGCAGATATAGAAGAGGGTATTAAGAGAATAGAGGCTGAAAAAGTAATTATTTTACCTAATAATAAAAATATTATTTCAGCAGCTAAAATTGCAGCAGAAAGAGCTAATAAAGAGGTTATAGTATTAGAAACTAAGAGTATGCTAGAGGGGCATTTTATAGTAAAAAATAGATTTGAAAATATTGAATCTGTGCTTAAACAAGCTGCTCAAAACCAATCTGTTGAGATTACAAGAGCTGTTAGAAATACAAAAGTAGATGATATTCAAATTGAAGTAGGAGATTACATAGCTTTAGTTAATGGAAAAATAAGACATAGATCTAAAGAGATGGGAGAACTAATCTCTGATATTTATAATACATACATAAATGATGATACACTTCATGTATTTAGTGTTCTTGGAGCAGATTCTAATGATACGACAAATAAGATTGTTAGAGATGTAAAAGGAATTAGATATAATGAGTTTTTAGCAGGACAAGAAAACTATCCATATTATATTTATATTGAGCAAAGAGATCCTGAATTGCCAGAAATTGCTATTGTAACAGATTCTACATCTGATTTGACAAAAGAGTTTATTGGAGATTTAGGAATCAATATAATTCCATTGAAAATTAAGTTAAATGACAACTATTATAGAGATGGAATAGATATAAGCAAGAGAGAGTTTTGGAAGAGATTATTAACAGAGGGAGTAATACCAAAAACTTCTCAACCTTCTCCTGCTGAGTTTAAAGAGATGTATGAGAAATTATTTAATAAAGGATACAAAAAAATTATCTCTATCCATATTTCTAGTAGATTGAGTGGAACACAACAAGCTGCAAGAGTGGCTAAAGGTATGCTTTCAAGAGGAGAAGATATAGCTATAGTAGACTCTAAAGCTGTAACTTTTGCTTTGGGACATCAAGTATTAGAAGCTGCTAAAATGGTAAAATCAGGTGTAAGTTATGATGGAATTTTAGAGAGATTATATGAGATGCAAGAAAAAATGAAAGTATATTTTGTTGTAAATGACTTGACTTTTTTAGAAAAAGGTGGAAGAATAGGAAGAGCATCATCAATAATTGGTGGATTGCTAAAAGTAAAACCTGTATTAAAACTTGAAAACGGAGAGGTTACTGTGGAAACTAAAACTTTTGGAGAAAGAGGAGCCTTTTCATATATGGAAAAACTTATCAAAAATGAAAGTAAGAAAAATAGCGTAATCTTATATACTGCATGGGGAGGAACTAATAAGGAACTTACAAATGCAGATGGTATAAAAAATACAGGTGAAAGTTCTAAGAAAGTAGAATATAGAGGAAGATTTGAAATCGGAGCAACAATAGGGGCACATACAGGACCAGTATTTGGTTTTGGAATGATTTCAAAAATATTTTAAAAAAATAAAAAAATTAAAGGGATAATAAAATTTATTTAGTATAAGTTAAAAGTTCCATAAAGGAGCTAATTTTTAAGGTGTCTATTATATTTTAGTAGAAATATAATAGAATTTAAAATTATTTAGATATTTTATATAATATTTTTTAATTAAAGATTGAGTGCCATAGAGTAAGTAATGCTTTTACTTACTCTATAGAGCTCTATTTTATAAAATTAATATTATATAAGGCAAAAAGTTATAAATAAAGGGGGCACTTTATGCTGTACCTTTAGTTCTCTTGGTGTGGGCATCTCAAAATAGAGGGGGGTATCTTCATCAGGAGAACTAAGTATTTTACTTAGACTCCGAAAATTTTTTTAAGGGGGAGGCATAAAGTGGAGAATTTTAAACTTTTTGCGGGGATTTTTATTTTCTGTGTATCTTTTTATTTTATTCTTTTTGGGAAGCAACCAAAATCTTTAACTGCTATAATAGGTGGTAGTTTAATGGTATTGACTGGAATCTTAGACCAAGAGGAAGCATTACATGCAGTAGGGAAAAACTTAGAGATTTTTCTATTGTTAATGGGGCTTATGATGGTAGTTGAGATAATGTCTGAAACTGGGATTTTCCAATGGGCAGCAATAACAGTTGCTCAAAAAGCAAAGGGAGATCCAATAAAGGTTTTGATTATGCTTTCAATAGTAACAGCTATATGCTCAGCATTTTTAGATAATGTTACTACTATATTATTGATAGTTCCTATGACAGCACTGTTAGCTAGAAAACTAGAACTAGATCCGTTTCCATTTATTATAGTGCAAATTTTTGCTTGTAATATTGGAGGAACAGCTACAATGATAGGGGATCCACCAAACCTTATTATTGCAAGTATGGGAAAACTAGATTTTAACCATTTTATATTTAACTTAACTCCATTAGTAGTTGTTAATATGGTAGTATTAATAATTACTGCAAAATTATTATTTAAGAAAAAAATGATTGTATCAAGAGAGTTAAGAGCAAGTATAATGGATTTAGAGCCTAACAGAAGTATTAAAAACAAGACTCTTTTAATTCAATCTTGTTGTTTATTTGGATTGATTTTAATAGGATTCTTAACAAATATGGTAACAAATATAGGACTAGCAATAATATCTATAATGGGATCAGTGTTATTACTTTCTTTAAGTAAGAAAAGTCCAGAGGAGATTTATAAAAAGGTAGAGTGGGAAACTTTATTCTTCTTTGGAGGGCTTTTTGTTCTTGTTGAAGGAGTAGATAAACTTGGAATTATATCTAAAATAGGAGAACTTTTAGTAGAATTTACAGATGGAGATTTAGAACTAACAAGTTCTGTAGTAGTAGTACTATCAGCAATACTATCACCAATTTTAGGTTCTGTTCCTTATACACTTTCATTCTCTAAAATTATAGCAAGTATAGTTCCAGATTTTGTAGGAAATACAGATGTATTATGGTGGGCATTATCATTAGGAGCATGTTTAGGAGGAAATATGACAATGGTTGGAGCACCAGCAAATATAGTTGGAGTTTCAATAGCAGGAAAAGCTGATGTACATATAAGCTTTATGGATTTCTTTAAGTATGGAATATTGGTAGTGGCAGAATCAGTAATATTAAGTATAATTTATATTAATTTGAGATATTAAATTTAAAGGAGGAAAATATGAAATTTTCAAGTTATTTAGACCCACAATTTATATTTACAGACTTAAAGGGAACTACACCAGAAGAGATAATAAAAGAGATGGTAGGAAGAATAGCAGAAAAAGATAAAAAAGTTTCAGAATTTAAAGAGCAAATTATATCATCTGTTATTAAAAGAGAAAGAGAAATATCTACTGGAATGGGAAATGGAATAGCTATTCCTCATGCTAGAATGGAAAAATTTGATGATTTTATAGTTTCAATTGGAGTTTTAGAAAATCCAATTGAAGTTGAAATTGCAGCAACTAACAAATTAGACGAAGTAAAATTAGTATTTTTAATTGTTTCAGATGTATTGAAAAATAAAAATATTTTAAAAGTGATGAGTGCTGTTTCAAGAATAGCTACAAAACATAAAGATCTTTTAGCTAAAATAAAAGAGGAAAAAAGAGCAGCTAAAATAGTTAGTTACATTCAAGAATCAAATATTGAAATTGACCATAGAATAACTGCTGAAGACGTTTTAAGTCCAGATATTAGACCAGCTCTTTTAACTAATACTTTGGAA
Proteins encoded in this region:
- a CDS encoding ArsB/NhaD family transporter, giving the protein MENFKLFAGIFIFCVSFYFILFGKQPKSLTAIIGGSLMVLTGILDQEEALHAVGKNLEIFLLLMGLMMVVEIMSETGIFQWAAITVAQKAKGDPIKVLIMLSIVTAICSAFLDNVTTILLIVPMTALLARKLELDPFPFIIVQIFACNIGGTATMIGDPPNLIIASMGKLDFNHFIFNLTPLVVVNMVVLIITAKLLFKKKMIVSRELRASIMDLEPNRSIKNKTLLIQSCCLFGLILIGFLTNMVTNIGLAIISIMGSVLLLSLSKKSPEEIYKKVEWETLFFFGGLFVLVEGVDKLGIISKIGELLVEFTDGDLELTSSVVVVLSAILSPILGSVPYTLSFSKIIASIVPDFVGNTDVLWWALSLGACLGGNMTMVGAPANIVGVSIAGKADVHISFMDFFKYGILVVAESVILSIIYINLRY
- a CDS encoding PTS sugar transporter subunit IIA, which codes for MKFSSYLDPQFIFTDLKGTTPEEIIKEMVGRIAEKDKKVSEFKEQIISSVIKREREISTGMGNGIAIPHARMEKFDDFIVSIGVLENPIEVEIAATNKLDEVKLVFLIVSDVLKNKNILKVMSAVSRIATKHKDLLAKIKEEKRAAKIVSYIQESNIEIDHRITAEDVLSPDIRPALLTNTLEEIAKRLILEQTSGLPVVDENGYFLGEITERELIDYGMPDYLSLMGDLNFLTVGEPFEEYLVNESTTTIEKLYRKDEDIKIDRKTPIMEICFIMVKKGVTRLYVLDDEGKYYGMIKRSDIIKKVLHI
- a CDS encoding DegV family protein; the protein is MKIEVKVLNSIRLTKLLIAASRWLSKYADVLNDLNVYPVPDGDTGTNMSMTLQSVENELIKMNHEPTMNELVEIVSEAILLGARGNSGTILSQIIQGFLNGVRDKEEITVDDTIKAFVMAKEKAYQAVSEPVEGTMLTVIKRVAEEAVAYQGDRNDFIMFLVHLKNVAYEAVENTPNQLPKLKEAGVVDAGGKGIFYVLEGFEKSVTDPEMLKDLERIVRSRANRKERLEVTHEMEEIKFKYCTEFIIESGSFDLNEYKAKIMPLGDSMVCAQTSKKTKTHIHTNHPGQVLEIAGALGNLNNIKIENMEIQHKNLLLTEEENYQLQSTEKIFLRNENASPVAYFAIVDNKELGTLFLDAGATGVLIGGQTQNPSVADIEEGIKRIEAEKVIILPNNKNIISAAKIAAERANKEVIVLETKSMLEGHFIVKNRFENIESVLKQAAQNQSVEITRAVRNTKVDDIQIEVGDYIALVNGKIRHRSKEMGELISDIYNTYINDDTLHVFSVLGADSNDTTNKIVRDVKGIRYNEFLAGQENYPYYIYIEQRDPELPEIAIVTDSTSDLTKEFIGDLGINIIPLKIKLNDNYYRDGIDISKREFWKRLLTEGVIPKTSQPSPAEFKEMYEKLFNKGYKKIISIHISSRLSGTQQAARVAKGMLSRGEDIAIVDSKAVTFALGHQVLEAAKMVKSGVSYDGILERLYEMQEKMKVYFVVNDLTFLEKGGRIGRASSIIGGLLKVKPVLKLENGEVTVETKTFGERGAFSYMEKLIKNESKKNSVILYTAWGGTNKELTNADGIKNTGESSKKVEYRGRFEIGATIGAHTGPVFGFGMISKIF
- a CDS encoding cupin domain-containing protein, with the protein product MSSIGERIKKSRNDKGLSLRELASRVDLSASFLSQIEQGKASPSIENLKKIATSLDVKVSYLIEDEEETKNMEVVKRNERKYIESVDSNTKMALLTTSNIDKTMEPILYEIGPNGESGRSFYTHNGEEFIFILEGRLDVYIDEVVHSLNEGDSLYFKSSQKHRFKNSTDKLTRAIWVVNPPTF